Proteins found in one Methanospirillum hungatei JF-1 genomic segment:
- a CDS encoding radical SAM protein — translation MSSEAWIIDGYVDEPACLGVPPYISPYIRTIAGVFFSHGFPVTYHTIDQIRSDPGLLCAANTASYVVMIAGMTVPGKYLGGTPATWQEIEQIGSALSNPHTFLGGPILFGAGSAGGQAALRKGDFHVDTLLHGSPAGALDKWFSGNIPSALFSYEKEDPWSELGASIICQHPNYPYVMCEIETARGCSREVTGGCSFCTEPLYGKPQYRSLQGIKNEVSALAQAGAAHFRIGRQPDILTWQAGKGEFPVPKPDLIEELFSSVRTSAPSLKTLHIDNVNPGTIARHPEEAGESLSAIIRHHTPGDIAAFGMETADPVVIEENNLKATPDMVMEAIRIVHEVGSLRRDGIPELLPGLNFIAGLAGESLNTYTLNREFLENVLQKGYLIRRVNIRQLMPCEGTKASKHNALPVPDKAFHSFKDWTRKNFDLPMLRKVFPPFTILRSVIIEEEGDISFGRQMGSYPILVGIPLPLPVRAVLDVVVVDHGMRSLTALPCPVPINTLPHKALRWIPGLSKKGIVQVIAKRPFRSEKEFAKFTGTSLPDGILDLTLPAAQLP, via the coding sequence ATGAGCTCTGAGGCATGGATAATAGACGGGTATGTCGACGAACCGGCATGCCTTGGCGTTCCTCCTTACATCTCCCCCTATATACGAACCATCGCAGGGGTATTTTTCTCTCATGGATTCCCGGTCACCTATCATACCATTGATCAGATCAGATCTGACCCCGGCCTGCTTTGTGCGGCAAATACTGCATCGTATGTCGTCATGATCGCCGGGATGACCGTTCCGGGGAAATATCTCGGGGGCACACCGGCGACCTGGCAGGAGATAGAGCAGATTGGATCAGCCCTTTCTAACCCGCATACCTTTCTTGGCGGTCCCATTCTCTTCGGAGCAGGATCAGCCGGAGGTCAGGCTGCACTCAGGAAGGGAGATTTCCATGTTGATACTCTTCTGCATGGTTCGCCGGCCGGTGCACTTGACAAATGGTTTTCAGGGAATATCCCGTCTGCTCTCTTCTCATATGAGAAAGAAGATCCCTGGTCAGAACTAGGTGCCAGCATTATCTGCCAGCATCCAAATTATCCCTATGTGATGTGTGAGATTGAGACCGCACGGGGATGCAGCAGGGAAGTTACCGGTGGATGCAGCTTTTGCACTGAACCACTCTATGGAAAACCACAGTATCGATCTCTTCAGGGAATAAAAAACGAGGTTTCTGCCCTTGCACAGGCCGGGGCAGCTCATTTCAGAATAGGCCGGCAACCGGATATCCTGACCTGGCAGGCAGGAAAAGGAGAATTTCCGGTCCCAAAACCAGACCTGATAGAAGAACTTTTTTCATCAGTCAGAACGTCTGCTCCTTCCCTGAAAACCCTTCACATCGACAACGTCAATCCGGGCACAATAGCACGACACCCGGAAGAAGCAGGTGAAAGCCTGTCTGCGATCATCAGACATCATACCCCGGGAGACATTGCAGCATTTGGCATGGAGACTGCAGATCCGGTTGTCATCGAGGAGAACAATCTCAAGGCGACTCCTGATATGGTGATGGAAGCTATCCGGATTGTGCATGAGGTGGGGAGTTTGAGAAGAGATGGAATTCCTGAACTCTTACCTGGCCTGAACTTTATTGCAGGTCTTGCGGGAGAAAGCCTGAATACCTATACACTGAACAGGGAATTTCTTGAAAACGTGTTGCAGAAGGGATATCTTATCCGGAGAGTGAACATCCGTCAGCTCATGCCATGTGAGGGGACAAAAGCAAGTAAGCATAATGCTCTTCCAGTTCCGGACAAGGCTTTTCATTCATTTAAAGATTGGACACGGAAGAATTTTGATCTTCCCATGCTTCGAAAGGTCTTCCCTCCATTCACCATCCTCAGGTCGGTTATCATTGAAGAAGAGGGAGATATCTCTTTTGGAAGGCAGATGGGATCATACCCAATCCTTGTTGGCATTCCTCTTCCCCTGCCAGTCCGAGCAGTTCTTGATGTGGTAGTCGTTGACCATGGCATGCGTTCCCTGACGGCTCTTCCCTGTCCGGTTCCAATCAACACGCTTCCCCACAAAGCACTCAGATGGATCCCGGGCCTCTCGAAAAAAGGAATAGTTCAGGTGATTGCAAAACGACCGTTCAGATCAGAGAAGGAGTTTGCAAAATTCACCGGTACTTCTCTGCCGGATGGTATTCTGGATCTTACACTTCCCGCAGCTCAATTACCGTAA
- a CDS encoding 6-hydroxymethylpterin diphosphokinase MptE-like protein has translation MKYEDWEPVYQEICEYFSFDPAEDDRAAHILADLTIQDATDLLKSCIAGKPVTICGNAPTLSQELEAITGVIIAADAASGVLIRHGITPDVIVTDLDGIEDEAVTLNRKGTILVVHAHGDNIPRLRTWVPRMKGPLVLTTQGKPFGHVYNFGGFTDGDRAVYLAHEMQASDVTLIGFDLDDPVVTPMKKGKLQWARKLLSLCGHEL, from the coding sequence GTGAAGTATGAAGACTGGGAACCGGTGTACCAGGAGATTTGCGAGTACTTCTCTTTTGACCCTGCAGAAGATGACCGGGCTGCACATATTCTTGCAGATCTGACAATACAGGATGCAACAGATCTTTTAAAATCCTGTATTGCAGGAAAACCGGTTACAATCTGCGGGAATGCACCAACTCTTTCACAGGAGCTGGAAGCAATTACCGGAGTAATCATCGCTGCAGATGCAGCCTCCGGCGTTCTGATACGACATGGAATTACACCTGATGTCATCGTCACCGACCTTGACGGGATTGAGGATGAGGCAGTTACCTTGAACAGGAAAGGGACTATTCTGGTAGTCCATGCCCATGGAGATAATATTCCCCGTCTTCGGACATGGGTTCCCCGGATGAAAGGACCGCTGGTTTTGACCACCCAGGGAAAACCCTTTGGCCATGTCTACAACTTTGGTGGATTTACCGATGGTGATCGGGCCGTATACCTTGCTCATGAGATGCAGGCATCAGACGTAACCCTTATCGGATTTGATCTAGATGATCCGGTGGTCACTCCTATGAAGAAAGGAAAACTCCAATGGGCAAGAAAACTCCTCTCCCTCTGTGGACATGAGCTCTGA